In the genome of Fulvivirga maritima, one region contains:
- a CDS encoding DUF4395 family protein has translation MVNRYLLQQGYLSCNLEELERVKNKVKIMPAICLVLTATGIILQQPLINVLVFLIGFLGFVMKKYHPLDYLVSKIAHLLGKPFERLSNPLPRRLACVSGAFFNLLIAISLFNNLTYLAIAFGAILGVLQLIVIFTHFCAASWLYEEMYKYLDFGEHISVQEARKLHREGALLVDVRSPKEYQRQVISGAINIPFQMLEQHTAFHNKKIILYCDSGLRSQEAAQIINTRGWATAYNLGNIKNAISL, from the coding sequence ATGGTTAACAGATATTTATTACAACAAGGATACCTTAGTTGTAATTTAGAAGAATTGGAGAGAGTGAAGAATAAGGTTAAAATAATGCCTGCAATTTGCCTGGTGCTTACCGCAACAGGTATTATACTTCAACAGCCACTAATTAACGTATTGGTTTTTTTGATAGGTTTTCTAGGGTTTGTAATGAAGAAATATCACCCTTTAGATTATCTGGTAAGTAAAATAGCCCATTTATTAGGTAAGCCATTTGAGCGACTATCAAACCCACTTCCTCGCCGACTAGCATGTGTTTCAGGAGCTTTTTTCAACTTATTAATAGCTATTAGCTTATTCAATAACCTTACTTATCTGGCTATTGCCTTTGGTGCTATACTTGGTGTGTTGCAGTTGATTGTGATTTTTACTCATTTTTGTGCAGCTAGTTGGTTGTATGAAGAGATGTATAAGTACCTGGATTTTGGAGAACACATAAGTGTACAAGAAGCTCGTAAACTGCATAGAGAAGGAGCACTATTAGTAGATGTAAGATCGCCTAAAGAATACCAAAGACAGGTCATATCAGGAGCTATTAACATACCATTCCAGATGTTAGAGCAGCACACTGCTTTTCATAATAAAAAAATCATTTTATACTGCGATAGTGGTCTAAGGTCTCAAGAAGCAGCTCAAATTATTAATACTAGGGGCTGGGCTACTGCCTATAACCTGGGAAATATTAAGAATGCCATTAGCTTATAG
- a CDS encoding triple tyrosine motif-containing protein, which translates to MKKIAFFLLFVVLTSKICISQNYNLGLPFIRYYATNEYHGGIQNWSITQNKYGLIYIANNFGILEYDGTKWTIYGNKQGTKARHIAINDEGKIYVASQGDFGYLCPAKTGQLSYTSLADSLPKEYRDFDETWKVFIDNERVIFGTFKHIFIYTEDGKIDIIEPEYPPENIFFVNHQLYVNQLEIGLSSLHNHQITPLPFGNKLKDIKITSVLSLTGDNLWIATENDGIFTTNNNTITPWEGSLPIFKEASIKCAQRLRNGNFAIGTQNKGLFILSPQGELILHLNKGQGLNNRTVLCLYEDLQNNLWLGHNNGITYVELGMPFSYINEQVGLPGSGYVGFLDDDNLYLGTNNGLFYKNIQTQATEEKYKFIPNTEGQVYSIDKIKQHLMIGHHKGALTINDLQAKSISSIPGSWTFLPLKHHPDYVLEGYYKGLNLYKEENGLLTFQHKIKGFNESSRVMQQDKNGDIWMTHGYKGIYRLTLNEKLDSVKTVKFYGEENGLPSNLMINVFNINNRLIFTTTNQIYRYDEQNDRFVLDNFFSPYFKNEVITALAEDTFQNIYFLSPDEIGMLESKPTGGFALKKNIFNKLQDMLNDDLQNVNILSANQVLYAAKEGFILYDANKKNIPDHSFHTLIRSVKLTGDSTTLLFSGFFTQNGTITNHQPKSMIPKLDFNNNSIQLSYSAAYIDGLEGTKYKFWLENADKNWSEWTTKTEKEYTNLHEGTYTFHVQATNIYGKESEIAHYTFVVLPPWYRTTWAYLGYSVIIIMSLFSSFYLFDKKHKREKMAMSLTQEKELHRKDSEIETITKETADEIQRLKNENLQKEIENKNKELATSTMHLINKNGFISNIKSNLSGISKRSKNQEVKKELRKIITNIDKNISQDADWEHFSFHFDQVHGDFTNRLKQSYPNLSPQEMKLSAYLRLNLSTKEVAQLLNISVRGVEICRYRLRKKLELERSTNLQEFILKF; encoded by the coding sequence ATGAAAAAAATTGCCTTTTTTCTCCTTTTTGTTGTCTTAACCAGTAAAATATGTATTTCTCAAAACTACAACCTGGGTCTTCCTTTCATTCGTTATTATGCCACTAACGAATATCATGGCGGAATACAAAACTGGTCTATTACCCAAAACAAATATGGATTGATCTATATCGCCAATAATTTCGGCATACTTGAATACGACGGCACCAAGTGGACCATTTATGGAAACAAACAGGGGACTAAGGCCAGGCACATAGCTATAAATGATGAAGGCAAAATTTATGTAGCCAGCCAGGGCGATTTTGGCTATTTATGTCCCGCAAAAACAGGCCAACTTTCCTATACATCATTAGCAGACAGTCTACCAAAAGAATATAGAGACTTTGATGAGACCTGGAAAGTGTTTATTGATAATGAAAGAGTAATTTTTGGCACTTTCAAGCATATCTTTATTTATACTGAGGATGGAAAAATTGACATTATTGAACCTGAATATCCACCCGAAAATATTTTCTTCGTTAATCATCAGCTATATGTCAACCAATTAGAAATAGGGCTTTCTTCACTACATAACCATCAGATCACACCACTTCCCTTCGGCAATAAACTCAAAGACATAAAAATTACCAGTGTACTCTCCCTCACGGGTGATAACCTCTGGATAGCCACTGAAAACGATGGTATTTTTACTACTAACAATAACACTATAACTCCGTGGGAAGGCAGCCTTCCTATATTTAAGGAGGCCTCTATAAAATGCGCTCAGCGATTACGAAATGGAAATTTTGCTATAGGAACACAAAACAAGGGCCTGTTTATCCTTTCTCCTCAGGGTGAATTAATACTACACCTGAATAAGGGACAGGGACTCAATAATAGGACAGTACTCTGCCTCTATGAAGACTTACAAAATAACCTGTGGCTAGGTCATAATAATGGAATAACCTATGTAGAACTGGGCATGCCCTTTTCTTATATCAATGAACAAGTGGGACTCCCCGGCTCCGGCTATGTCGGCTTTTTAGATGACGACAACCTCTACCTTGGCACTAACAATGGCCTTTTTTATAAAAACATTCAGACCCAGGCTACAGAAGAAAAATATAAGTTCATTCCTAATACTGAAGGACAAGTCTATTCTATTGATAAAATAAAGCAACACCTCATGATAGGGCATCATAAAGGAGCCCTGACTATAAATGACCTCCAAGCCAAAAGCATTTCCTCGATACCTGGCTCCTGGACCTTCCTGCCTTTAAAACATCATCCTGATTATGTATTAGAAGGGTATTACAAAGGCCTCAATCTTTATAAGGAGGAAAATGGGCTACTTACCTTTCAGCATAAAATAAAAGGGTTCAATGAGTCATCAAGAGTGATGCAACAAGACAAAAATGGCGATATCTGGATGACACATGGCTATAAGGGAATTTATAGGTTAACCCTTAATGAAAAGCTGGATTCAGTAAAAACAGTGAAATTTTATGGTGAGGAAAATGGGCTTCCTTCTAATTTAATGATCAATGTCTTTAACATTAACAATCGACTGATCTTCACTACCACTAATCAGATCTATAGATATGACGAACAAAATGACCGGTTTGTATTAGATAATTTCTTTTCACCTTATTTCAAAAATGAAGTCATTACAGCGCTGGCTGAAGATACCTTTCAAAACATTTACTTCCTCTCCCCTGATGAAATCGGTATGCTAGAGAGTAAGCCTACTGGCGGCTTTGCTCTAAAAAAGAATATTTTCAACAAGCTACAGGACATGCTGAATGATGACCTGCAAAATGTAAATATACTCAGTGCTAATCAGGTCTTATATGCAGCTAAGGAAGGTTTTATTTTATATGATGCCAACAAAAAAAATATCCCTGACCACAGTTTTCATACGTTAATAAGAAGTGTGAAGCTTACCGGCGACTCCACGACCCTTCTCTTTAGTGGTTTTTTTACTCAAAACGGTACCATTACTAATCACCAGCCTAAAAGCATGATTCCTAAACTAGATTTTAATAATAACTCTATTCAGCTTTCTTACAGCGCAGCTTATATAGATGGTCTTGAAGGAACAAAATATAAATTCTGGCTGGAAAATGCTGACAAAAACTGGAGCGAATGGACTACTAAGACGGAAAAAGAATATACTAACCTGCATGAGGGCACTTATACTTTTCATGTACAAGCTACCAATATTTATGGAAAAGAAAGTGAAATTGCCCATTATACCTTTGTGGTACTGCCGCCATGGTACAGAACTACCTGGGCCTACTTAGGTTATAGTGTTATCATCATCATGTCATTATTCAGCTCCTTTTACCTGTTTGATAAAAAGCATAAGCGCGAGAAAATGGCTATGTCACTTACCCAAGAGAAGGAACTTCACAGAAAAGACTCTGAAATAGAAACCATTACCAAAGAAACTGCCGATGAAATACAGCGGTTGAAAAATGAGAACCTTCAAAAAGAAATAGAAAATAAAAATAAGGAATTAGCCACCTCCACTATGCACCTCATCAACAAAAATGGCTTCATTTCTAATATTAAAAGTAATCTTTCCGGAATATCAAAGCGGAGCAAAAACCAGGAGGTAAAAAAAGAGCTAAGAAAAATCATCACCAATATTGATAAGAATATTTCTCAGGATGCAGACTGGGAGCATTTCTCTTTTCACTTTGATCAGGTTCATGGAGACTTCACTAACCGATTAAAACAGTCATATCCTAACCTGAGTCCACAAGAAATGAAGCTTAGTGCTTATTTGAGACTGAACCTTTCTACCAAAGAGGTAGCTCAGCTTCTAAATATATCAGTAAGAGGTGTAGAAATATGCCGTTATCGACTTAGGAAAAAGCTAGAACTAGAAAGATCAACTAACCTGCAAGAGTTTATTTTGAAGTTCTAA
- a CDS encoding SusC/RagA family TonB-linked outer membrane protein, translated as MKKILLFSFLMLLGWAGYSQTQVSGTVSDENGEPLPGVSILVKGTTQGTVTGMDGGYVINISNDNAVLVFSFIGYVTREVPLNSRNKIDVELSEDITSLEEVVVIGYGTQKRSSITGSIASIDSDEITQAPVSRIEQSLQGKVAGVQVTSQSGQPGDKPTIRIRGAGTNGSAEPIYIVDGFQVSGIDYLNPGDIAKMDILKDAASAAIYGARGANGVVLITTKSGNGKPLIQYSGYYGVQNAWKKLDVLNAQEYAVMMNEGAANAGLSPVFANTDLGAGTDWQEEVYNKNAPITNHQITLSGSNDVSKYTTALSYYSQEGIVGGEKSKFDRYSARINSDHKVGDHFTFGENISYSYITRNAISANQEFGGIMGNAINLDPVTPVYEDNPDAEYFNNDAVMNGDRYYAISNYIAQEVVNPLARLAVTHGDTRVDKFVGNVYGEYEIIPNLKFRSSFGLDLGYVVTEGYSPASYLNSATIVQNASVNKEMQRTFNWQNENTLQYQKDIEDHSFTFLIGNTVREEKYEQFGGGKQGLVVTDPDRVNLAFATDPESATIGGYEVENALVSFFGRVIYNYQEKYLVTAIVRRDGSTRFGPDNRYGTFPSVSLGWVASREEFFPDQEILTFAKLRASWGQNGSDAIGDYRYVSSIATGRGYTFYDPSTGEAYVDGASPSFIANPGLKWEASEQTDIGLDLGFFNEKLSLNFDYYRKETKDLLLVPPVPGIAGNAAGASNVGGVLNEGIELALSYNGSVGDFSYSIGGNLATLNNEVLTVDGSNGILTGASISTYGTVSRMEAGYPIGYFYGYKTNGLFQNQGEVDSYTNTDGELLQPNAVAGDVRFVDYNNDGVIDDQDRTMIGSPHPDITYGFNGSANYKNFSLSFLFNGVHGNEIFNGIRRHDLPQSNMPAYFMDRWTGEGTSNEIPRFTLNDTNENYSRISDLYVESGSFLRLRNVTFGYTLPENVRGPFKSVRIYGAVDNLFTITNYRGLDPEVGSRLNNNGSSNVLDTGIDRGIYPQPRTFRVGVDLSL; from the coding sequence ATGAAAAAAATCCTACTATTTAGTTTTCTCATGCTTCTTGGCTGGGCCGGGTATAGCCAGACTCAGGTCTCAGGTACCGTCTCCGATGAAAATGGGGAGCCATTGCCAGGGGTAAGTATTTTGGTGAAGGGTACGACACAAGGTACTGTTACCGGAATGGATGGTGGCTATGTTATCAATATATCTAATGATAACGCAGTCTTAGTTTTTAGTTTCATTGGCTATGTTACCCGTGAGGTACCTCTCAATAGCCGAAATAAAATAGATGTAGAACTTTCAGAAGACATCACTTCATTGGAGGAGGTAGTGGTAATTGGTTATGGTACTCAGAAGAGGAGTTCTATTACCGGCTCCATTGCTTCAATCGATTCAGATGAAATTACGCAAGCGCCTGTTAGCCGTATAGAGCAATCTCTACAAGGTAAGGTAGCTGGTGTGCAGGTAACTAGTCAATCCGGTCAGCCAGGAGATAAGCCTACTATAAGAATTAGGGGAGCAGGTACTAACGGTAGTGCTGAGCCTATTTATATTGTGGATGGCTTTCAGGTGTCAGGAATTGATTATCTAAACCCTGGTGATATCGCTAAAATGGATATTTTAAAAGATGCCGCTTCTGCTGCTATCTATGGAGCCAGAGGTGCTAATGGTGTTGTGCTTATCACTACTAAATCAGGAAATGGTAAGCCTCTCATCCAATACAGTGGCTATTATGGTGTACAGAACGCCTGGAAAAAGCTAGATGTACTTAATGCACAAGAATATGCGGTAATGATGAACGAGGGAGCTGCCAATGCCGGACTTTCTCCTGTTTTTGCTAATACTGATCTTGGTGCTGGTACTGACTGGCAAGAAGAGGTGTATAATAAAAACGCCCCTATCACTAATCATCAGATTACTTTATCAGGATCTAATGATGTTTCTAAATATACCACAGCGCTTTCTTATTATTCTCAAGAAGGTATTGTAGGAGGGGAGAAATCTAAGTTTGATCGTTATTCTGCCAGAATTAATTCAGATCATAAAGTGGGAGATCACTTTACTTTCGGAGAAAATATATCTTACTCTTATATAACCAGAAATGCCATCTCTGCCAACCAGGAGTTTGGAGGAATAATGGGTAATGCCATTAACCTTGATCCTGTAACTCCGGTTTACGAAGATAACCCTGACGCTGAATACTTCAATAATGATGCTGTTATGAATGGCGACCGCTACTATGCCATTTCAAATTACATTGCTCAGGAAGTAGTAAACCCGCTGGCCAGGCTGGCAGTAACTCATGGAGATACCAGAGTAGATAAGTTTGTAGGTAATGTATATGGCGAATATGAAATCATTCCTAACCTGAAATTTAGAAGTAGTTTTGGTCTGGATCTCGGTTATGTGGTTACTGAAGGATATTCACCAGCATCTTACTTAAATTCAGCTACTATTGTTCAAAATGCCTCTGTGAATAAAGAAATGCAGAGAACTTTTAACTGGCAGAATGAAAATACGCTTCAATACCAGAAGGACATAGAAGATCATTCTTTCACCTTCTTAATTGGTAACACCGTGAGAGAAGAAAAATACGAGCAGTTTGGTGGAGGTAAGCAAGGTCTTGTAGTTACTGATCCTGATCGCGTAAACCTGGCTTTTGCTACTGATCCGGAATCGGCTACCATAGGAGGTTATGAAGTGGAGAATGCCTTGGTATCTTTCTTTGGAAGGGTGATTTATAACTATCAGGAAAAATATTTGGTAACGGCCATTGTACGTAGAGATGGAAGTACCCGTTTTGGACCGGATAACCGTTATGGTACCTTCCCTTCAGTATCATTAGGTTGGGTAGCCAGTAGAGAAGAATTCTTCCCAGATCAGGAGATACTTACCTTTGCTAAGCTTAGAGCTTCTTGGGGACAAAATGGTAGTGATGCCATAGGTGATTACCGATACGTTTCTTCTATTGCTACAGGAAGGGGATATACTTTTTATGATCCTTCAACCGGAGAAGCTTATGTAGACGGTGCGTCTCCAAGCTTTATAGCCAACCCGGGCTTAAAGTGGGAAGCCTCAGAGCAGACTGATATTGGTTTAGATTTAGGCTTTTTTAATGAGAAGCTTTCTTTAAACTTTGATTATTACCGTAAGGAAACCAAAGACTTACTATTAGTGCCACCTGTACCGGGGATTGCCGGTAATGCGGCCGGAGCTTCTAACGTAGGAGGTGTGCTTAATGAAGGTATAGAGTTAGCCTTAAGTTATAATGGAAGTGTAGGTGATTTTTCTTACTCTATAGGTGGTAATTTAGCCACATTAAATAATGAAGTACTTACAGTAGATGGAAGCAATGGAATACTTACCGGAGCATCTATTAGTACTTATGGAACAGTTTCCAGAATGGAAGCAGGCTATCCTATTGGCTATTTCTATGGATATAAAACCAATGGCCTTTTCCAAAATCAGGGAGAGGTAGATAGCTATACAAATACTGATGGAGAGCTGTTACAACCTAATGCGGTAGCAGGAGATGTTCGCTTTGTAGATTATAATAATGATGGCGTAATTGACGATCAGGACAGAACTATGATTGGTAGCCCGCATCCTGATATAACTTATGGTTTTAATGGTTCAGCAAACTATAAAAACTTTTCATTAAGCTTCCTTTTCAATGGAGTTCATGGCAACGAAATTTTCAATGGAATAAGACGTCATGACTTACCACAATCTAATATGCCGGCCTATTTTATGGATAGATGGACTGGCGAAGGTACTTCTAATGAGATTCCACGCTTTACCCTTAATGATACTAACGAAAACTACAGTAGAATAAGTGATTTGTACGTAGAGAGTGGTTCATTCCTCCGTTTGAGAAACGTCACTTTTGGCTACACACTGCCAGAAAATGTAAGAGGACCTTTTAAATCAGTAAGAATTTATGGTGCGGTAGATAACTTATTTACCATTACTAATTACAGAGGTCTGGATCCTGAAGTGGGCTCAAGATTAAATAACAATGGTTCTTCTAACGTGCTGGATACCGGTATAGACCGTGGTATTTACCCTCAGCCCAGGACATTCAGAGTAGGAGTAGACTTATCACTTTAA
- a CDS encoding RagB/SusD family nutrient uptake outer membrane protein: MKKYINKYWLLAFLLVTLISCEGLLDDKEPLDSRNEEVFYQTEGDALEALISVYDVLQLNTVIGYHPYQMLLDIASDDAYAGGASRSDAPNIVEIDEFDISTTNGEIYGMYKKYYTGIYRANKLLAEIDGIEDGDPANLAKMKAEAKFLRAYFYFDLVRFFENVPLVLQPLSPSEYNQPQADPADIYNQIATDLVEAIPDLPSEIQTDGRISAWAAKSLLPRVYLFYHGFYGGDLNAAGETYNGASAMNMIDDVIDNSGHDLVSNYASLFTLAGELSIESVFEIQYSNLVISCDFSYIQGCEGNIGVQMQGPRVQDPASENYVAGWSFCTVTQDLYDAYETGDPRRDATILSMNEFNGDLTIGYQHTGMFTQKYTTKKEFQADQGDPVLNWGNNYHAIRFADVLLMGAELHATNGGGRAQEYLDRVRDRVGMPSVTANLPNIYHERRVELALEGHRYWDVLRRGPAVAASELTLTNQSGPGFQNSDPEDYEIQFNAQTQGFFPIPQEERDLLGGSLSQNEGY; the protein is encoded by the coding sequence ATGAAAAAATATATAAATAAATATTGGTTGCTGGCATTTCTTCTGGTGACCTTAATCAGCTGCGAGGGCCTTTTAGATGATAAAGAGCCACTCGACAGCAGAAATGAAGAAGTATTTTATCAAACAGAAGGCGATGCTTTAGAAGCGCTGATTTCTGTTTACGATGTGCTTCAGTTAAATACAGTAATAGGTTATCACCCCTATCAAATGCTGCTGGATATTGCTTCTGATGATGCCTATGCCGGAGGAGCCAGCAGAAGTGATGCTCCTAATATTGTAGAGATAGATGAATTTGATATTTCTACCACTAACGGAGAAATATATGGTATGTACAAAAAGTATTATACTGGTATTTATAGAGCAAACAAGCTTTTAGCTGAAATTGATGGTATAGAGGATGGAGATCCTGCTAACCTGGCTAAGATGAAAGCTGAGGCTAAGTTTTTACGAGCATACTTTTACTTTGACTTGGTAAGGTTTTTTGAAAATGTGCCATTGGTATTACAACCTCTTAGCCCATCTGAGTACAACCAGCCACAGGCTGATCCTGCTGATATTTATAATCAGATAGCTACAGACTTAGTAGAAGCCATACCGGATCTACCATCAGAGATACAAACAGATGGAAGGATTAGTGCCTGGGCAGCAAAATCATTATTGCCTAGAGTGTATTTGTTTTATCACGGTTTTTACGGAGGTGATCTTAATGCTGCTGGCGAAACTTATAATGGTGCATCAGCCATGAATATGATTGATGACGTAATAGATAACAGTGGTCATGACTTAGTATCTAACTATGCGAGTTTATTTACGCTCGCTGGCGAATTAAGTATAGAATCTGTATTTGAGATTCAATATTCTAACCTGGTAATCAGCTGTGATTTCAGTTATATACAAGGATGTGAAGGTAATATAGGGGTACAAATGCAAGGCCCCAGGGTGCAAGATCCTGCAAGTGAAAACTATGTTGCCGGCTGGAGTTTCTGTACAGTTACTCAAGATTTATATGATGCATATGAAACCGGAGACCCAAGAAGAGATGCTACCATTCTTAGCATGAATGAGTTTAATGGAGATTTAACCATCGGTTATCAGCACACTGGTATGTTTACTCAGAAATATACTACTAAGAAGGAGTTTCAGGCTGATCAGGGAGACCCTGTGCTGAACTGGGGTAATAACTACCATGCTATCCGATTTGCAGATGTTCTGCTAATGGGAGCAGAGTTGCATGCTACTAATGGTGGTGGAAGGGCTCAAGAGTATTTAGACAGGGTGAGAGACAGAGTGGGTATGCCAAGTGTTACGGCTAATCTTCCTAATATTTATCATGAAAGAAGAGTAGAGCTGGCGCTGGAAGGTCATAGATATTGGGATGTGCTTAGACGCGGACCTGCTGTGGCAGCTAGTGAGCTAACCTTAACTAATCAGTCAGGTCCAGGCTTTCAAAATAGTGATCCTGAAGATTATGAGATACAGTTTAATGCCCAAACCCAAGGTTTCTTTCCTATTCCTCAGGAAGAAAGAGACTTGCTGGGAGGAAGCTTGAGTCAAAATGAAGGATATTAA
- a CDS encoding PKD domain-containing protein codes for MKNYIYIFLSFAWLAVVSCDPQEDDDFGLGTAPTTADVQFSVAPSAENENILVFTNQSPGFKAIWDFGNGTGSEGDVVRGTYPVEGTYTVTLTIYTSGGSASNTQTVEIAATDPSLLDIPIYNMLTGGPDNLEGKTWVVDANNAGHFGVGPVDGDSPSYYAAPANDKAGSGLYNDEFTFTLDGFGYVQDTKGDVFINTQQAGNFPGAYENAGDFTAPYDANEGLTWTISEGADGIQTMRISNNGFIGYYTGVSTYQILSLEEERMVLKFEDAADPSLAWFETLIPLDVANATPPAPAFSYTINGLQISFTNNTEEADSYTWDFGDNNTSTEESPVHTYASEGMYTITLSATNANGTSTTERTIILATTNTVTLNQLAGDDSKTWKLLPAAGSFGVGPSKGSTEWFGSADISGDRPCLFNDEFIFRTDNKYVYNARGDVFAEEYMGVGDGCIDESTLVGTNAEPWMSGTHDFVLNNSGGPSVITLQGVGAFIALPKAYNGGEYAGAPPTESSVSYEVMFYVNDGENELLGITIDISGVGGSFWSFILKAEN; via the coding sequence ATGAAAAATTATATATACATATTTTTAAGTTTTGCATGGCTTGCGGTGGTCTCTTGTGATCCGCAGGAAGATGATGATTTCGGTCTGGGTACAGCTCCTACTACTGCTGATGTCCAGTTTTCTGTGGCACCTTCGGCTGAAAATGAGAATATTTTAGTGTTTACTAACCAATCACCAGGCTTTAAGGCCATTTGGGATTTTGGCAATGGCACCGGATCAGAAGGAGATGTAGTGCGGGGTACCTATCCTGTAGAAGGAACATATACCGTTACGTTAACCATATATACCTCAGGAGGTAGTGCTTCAAATACGCAGACTGTAGAGATAGCGGCCACAGATCCATCATTGCTAGATATTCCTATTTATAACATGCTTACCGGCGGCCCGGATAACTTAGAAGGTAAAACCTGGGTGGTAGATGCTAATAATGCAGGTCATTTCGGTGTAGGACCAGTAGATGGAGATAGCCCAAGTTATTACGCCGCTCCAGCTAATGATAAGGCAGGCTCTGGACTTTATAATGATGAATTTACTTTTACGCTAGACGGTTTTGGTTATGTTCAAGATACCAAAGGCGATGTTTTTATAAATACCCAGCAGGCCGGTAATTTCCCTGGAGCTTACGAAAATGCTGGTGATTTTACGGCACCTTATGATGCTAATGAAGGGCTTACCTGGACTATTTCTGAAGGAGCAGATGGTATTCAAACAATGAGAATAAGTAATAATGGATTTATTGGGTACTATACCGGCGTGTCTACCTACCAGATCCTTAGCCTGGAAGAAGAAAGAATGGTGCTTAAGTTTGAAGATGCAGCTGATCCCTCACTTGCTTGGTTTGAAACACTTATTCCATTAGATGTGGCCAATGCTACTCCTCCGGCTCCGGCTTTTTCTTATACTATTAACGGTTTGCAAATCAGCTTTACCAATAATACGGAAGAAGCCGATAGTTATACCTGGGATTTTGGAGACAATAATACTTCCACTGAAGAGAGCCCTGTTCATACTTACGCTTCAGAAGGTATGTATACAATAACTTTATCTGCCACTAATGCTAATGGTACTTCTACTACAGAAAGAACTATAATTTTGGCTACCACTAATACAGTTACTTTAAATCAGCTAGCAGGAGATGATTCTAAAACCTGGAAGCTGCTTCCTGCAGCCGGTTCTTTTGGAGTAGGTCCATCAAAGGGAAGTACAGAGTGGTTTGGTAGTGCTGATATTTCTGGCGACAGACCTTGTTTATTTAATGATGAATTCATTTTCAGAACAGATAATAAGTATGTTTATAATGCTAGAGGCGATGTTTTCGCAGAAGAATACATGGGCGTAGGTGATGGGTGTATTGATGAATCAACTTTAGTAGGTACTAATGCTGAGCCTTGGATGTCTGGTACTCATGATTTTGTTTTAAATAATTCTGGAGGACCTTCAGTTATTACTTTGCAGGGCGTAGGGGCTTTTATTGCTCTACCAAAAGCCTATAATGGAGGTGAATACGCAGGCGCTCCGCCTACAGAAAGTTCAGTAAGTTATGAGGTGATGTTCTATGTAAATGATGGTGAAAATGAGTTGCTCGGGATTACAATTGATATATCAGGTGTAGGAGGCTCTTTCTGGAGTTTTATTTTAAAAGCTGAAAATTAA